The following are encoded together in the Trachemys scripta elegans isolate TJP31775 chromosome 7, CAS_Tse_1.0, whole genome shotgun sequence genome:
- the CARD19 gene encoding caspase recruitment domain-containing protein 19 isoform X2: MPDPSYCDRLRQDMYFLTRNGRLSEHLVDKIILQLNRVYPQILTNKEAEKFRNPKALLHIRLSDLISHLQKKGDKHCQEFYRALQINAEQLYNDLPSRKILKTSASTGIDTDKEKYILTDRGPMFFLACFSVAAGLALFMYCWNPDPKVIGGAKKILGFSPIIIGRHVRNICMVYMEDTSRKN; this comes from the exons ATGCCAG ATCCGTCTTACTGTGATCGGCTGAGGCAGGACATGTACTTTCTCACGAGAAATGGCAGACTGAGCGAGCATCTGGTTGATAAAATTATTCTTCAGCTAAACAGAGTTTATCCCCAAATTCTCACCAATAAAGAAGCAGAAAAG TTCAGAAATCCAAAGGCATTGCTTCATATTCGGTTGTCAGATCTTATAAGCCACCTACAAAAGAAAGGAGACAAACACTGTCAAGAATTTTACAGGGCCTTGCAGATCAATGCCGAACAACTGTATAATGATTTGCCAAGCAGGAAAATCTTGA AAACCTCAGCTTCCACAGGGATAGACACAGACAAGGAGAAATATATTCTAACTGACAGGG GTCCCATGTTCTTCCTTGCTTGCTTTAGTGTTGCTGCAGGATTAGCATTGTTCATGTACTGCTGGAACCCAG atcCAAAAGTTATAGGAGGAGCCAAGAAAATATTGGGATTTTCTCCTATTATCATAGGAAGACATGTTAGAAATATTTGTATGGTATACATGGAAGATACATCAAGGAAAAATtaa
- the CARD19 gene encoding caspase recruitment domain-containing protein 19 isoform X1, whose protein sequence is MPYRTYPSYCDRLRQDMYFLTRNGRLSEHLVDKIILQLNRVYPQILTNKEAEKFRNPKALLHIRLSDLISHLQKKGDKHCQEFYRALQINAEQLYNDLPSRKILKTSASTGIDTDKEKYILTDRGPMFFLACFSVAAGLALFMYCWNPDPKVIGGAKKILGFSPIIIGRHVRNICMVYMEDTSRKN, encoded by the exons ATCCGTCTTACTGTGATCGGCTGAGGCAGGACATGTACTTTCTCACGAGAAATGGCAGACTGAGCGAGCATCTGGTTGATAAAATTATTCTTCAGCTAAACAGAGTTTATCCCCAAATTCTCACCAATAAAGAAGCAGAAAAG TTCAGAAATCCAAAGGCATTGCTTCATATTCGGTTGTCAGATCTTATAAGCCACCTACAAAAGAAAGGAGACAAACACTGTCAAGAATTTTACAGGGCCTTGCAGATCAATGCCGAACAACTGTATAATGATTTGCCAAGCAGGAAAATCTTGA AAACCTCAGCTTCCACAGGGATAGACACAGACAAGGAGAAATATATTCTAACTGACAGGG GTCCCATGTTCTTCCTTGCTTGCTTTAGTGTTGCTGCAGGATTAGCATTGTTCATGTACTGCTGGAACCCAG atcCAAAAGTTATAGGAGGAGCCAAGAAAATATTGGGATTTTCTCCTATTATCATAGGAAGACATGTTAGAAATATTTGTATGGTATACATGGAAGATACATCAAGGAAAAATtaa
- the CARD19 gene encoding caspase recruitment domain-containing protein 19 isoform X3 has protein sequence MPYRTYPSYCDRLRQDMYFLTRNGRLSEHLVDKIILQLNRVYPQILTNKEAEKFRNPKALLHIRLSDLISHLQKKGDKHCQEFYRALQINAEQLYNDLPSRKILSPMFFLACFSVAAGLALFMYCWNPDPKVIGGAKKILGFSPIIIGRHVRNICMVYMEDTSRKN, from the exons ATCCGTCTTACTGTGATCGGCTGAGGCAGGACATGTACTTTCTCACGAGAAATGGCAGACTGAGCGAGCATCTGGTTGATAAAATTATTCTTCAGCTAAACAGAGTTTATCCCCAAATTCTCACCAATAAAGAAGCAGAAAAG TTCAGAAATCCAAAGGCATTGCTTCATATTCGGTTGTCAGATCTTATAAGCCACCTACAAAAGAAAGGAGACAAACACTGTCAAGAATTTTACAGGGCCTTGCAGATCAATGCCGAACAACTGTATAATGATTTGCCAAGCAGGAAAATCTTGA GTCCCATGTTCTTCCTTGCTTGCTTTAGTGTTGCTGCAGGATTAGCATTGTTCATGTACTGCTGGAACCCAG atcCAAAAGTTATAGGAGGAGCCAAGAAAATATTGGGATTTTCTCCTATTATCATAGGAAGACATGTTAGAAATATTTGTATGGTATACATGGAAGATACATCAAGGAAAAATtaa